In the Wyeomyia smithii strain HCP4-BCI-WySm-NY-G18 chromosome 2, ASM2978416v1, whole genome shotgun sequence genome, one interval contains:
- the LOC129720538 gene encoding mucin-2-like yields MTADDDDVFMWCREKKSAEFGFHFALAAFTNEYILFTDCHQHKCKKAFIETTTFSTTTLSSTTTEEQDTITTSTILPTISNFFVESSTLNPTTQSSTTVEELGTVTISKIIPTTKRILVESTTLSPSTRSTATTEELDTVTISKIIPAIRNIFVESTTPNPTNQSSTTTEEQDTVTISKIIPATRRIFIVSTTLSPTTQSTTTTEELDTVTISKIIPTITTLSPTTVAIKTSAPIVVNYQMLSTPAKVKKKKQFSATWAPWYPGIRVPKLHCGSSTSFKPNIPKKKESILPERRTPTTKSSKPKTLVRSKLEEFTTARSTPTTTEATVWSTSTIPLLTSNASNSEYVDFQHKDNIFQFEYFVPTVNRSDAEKTPSILQTTNKQKIQTTLPARIATQPYNTKSWSNLQIVRTKPVNYMPVTPLDRGSLRFSLELPTDAEDLPKRPNAFTIPEIEKTFTTEKQDSPTNVISGRTISSSSSYCCLLVIVAMITSA; encoded by the exons ATGACTGCTGATGACGACGACGTGTTTATGTGGTGCCGCGAGAAGAAATCTGCCGAGTTCGGTTTTCATTTTGCTCTTGCAGCTTTTACTAACGAATACATCCTGTTTACAGACTGTCACCAACACAAGTGCAA GAAAGCTTTTATTGAGACCACCACTTTTAGTACTACAACTTTAAGTTCTACAACGACCGAAGAACAAGATACTATAACAACTTCCACAATACTTCCTACAATAAgtaatttttttgttgaatcTAGTACCCTTAATCCTACAACTCAGAGTTCTACAACAGTCGAAGAACTAGGTACTGTAACAATTTCTAAAATAATCCCCACAACAAAGAGAATTTTGGTTGAGTCCACCACCCTTAGTCCTTCAACTCGAAGTACCGCAACGACCGAAGAACTAGATACTGTAACGATTTCCAAAATAATTCCTGCAATAAGGAACATTTTTGTTGAATCTACTACCCCAAATCCTACAAATCAAAGTTCTACAACGACCGAAGAACAAGATACAGTAACAATTTCTAAAATAATTCCTGCAACAAggagaatttttattgtgtccACTACCCTTAGTCCTACAACTCAAAGTACCACAACGACCGAAGAACTAGATACTGTAACGATCTCCAAAATAATTCCTACAATCACAACTCTTAGTCCCACAACAGTAGCTATTAAAACTTCTGCGCCAATTGTCGTCAACTATCAAATGCTCTCAACACCAGCAAAAgtcaaaaagaaaaaacaattttcggcCACATGGGCACCGTGGTATCCAGGAATTCGGGTGCCTAAACTCCATTGCGGTTCAAGTACAAGTTTCAAGCCAAATATTCCCAAAAAGAAAGAATCCATTCTGCCTGAACGACGTACCCCGACAACCAAGAGTAGTAAACCTAAAACCTTGGTTCGATCCAAGCTAGAAGAATTCACAACGGCAAGATCGACCCCAACTACTACAGAAGCAACAGTTTGGTCAACTTCAACTATCCCATTATTAACTTCCAACGCTAGCAATTCCGAATACGTCGATTTCCAGCATAAAGATAACATCtttcagtttgaatatttcGTCCCAACCGTAAACCGGAGTGATGCTGAAAAGACACCTTCGATTCTCCAAACAACAAACAAGCAAAAAATTCAAACCACTCTTCCGGCCAGAATCGCTACACAGCCATACAACACGAAAAGTTGGTCGAATCTGCAGATAGTAAGAACAAAGCCGGTGAATTATATGCCTGTCACACCGCTAGACCGAGGTTCTTTAAGGTTTTCCCTAGAACTTCCAACTGATGCGGAGGATTTACCGAAAAGACCGAATGCTTTTACGATTCCTGAAATAGAGAAAACTTTTACTACCGAAAAACAAGATTCGCCAACGAATGTAATCAGTGGTCGAACGATTAGTTCGAGTTCGAGTTATTGTTGCTTATTAGTGATTGTTGCCATGATTACTAGTGCCTGA